The Haloplanus sp. CK5-1 genome contains a region encoding:
- a CDS encoding 50S ribosomal protein L14 — protein sequence MEALKADVTRGLAKGSLINCADNTGARELKVISVAGYSGTKNRHPKAGIGDKVTVSVTKGTPEMRRQVLEAVVVRQRKPIRRPSGTRVKFEDNAAVVIDDMEEPRGTEIKGPVAREVAERFGSIASTATMIV from the coding sequence ATGGAGGCGCTGAAGGCCGACGTCACCCGTGGCCTCGCCAAGGGGTCGCTCATCAACTGTGCGGACAACACCGGAGCGCGCGAACTGAAGGTCATCAGCGTCGCGGGCTACTCCGGAACGAAGAACCGACACCCCAAAGCGGGCATCGGCGACAAGGTGACCGTCTCGGTCACCAAGGGTACGCCGGAGATGCGGCGTCAGGTGCTGGAGGCGGTCGTCGTCCGCCAGCGCAAGCCCATCCGTCGCCCCAGCGGCACGCGCGTGAAGTTCGAGGACAACGCCGCCGTCGTCATCGACGACATGGAGGAGCCTCGCGGGACCGAGATCAAGGGTCCCGTCGCGCGCGAAGTCGCCGAACGCTTCGGGAGCATCGCATCGACAGCGACCATGATCGTATGA
- a CDS encoding 50S ribosomal protein L5 — MSESRADFHEMREPRIEKVVVHMGVGEGGRELADAEDILEDVTGQQSVRTSARRTVQEFNIREGDPIGAKVTLRGDEAEEFLRTALPLVDLSASQFDETGNVSFGIEEHTAFPSQEYDPNIGIYGLDVTVNLVRPGYRVAKRDKMSRSIPSGHRLDAADAVAFVEDTFDVEVTE, encoded by the coding sequence ATGAGTGAGTCCAGGGCGGACTTCCACGAGATGCGCGAACCGCGCATCGAGAAGGTCGTCGTCCACATGGGTGTCGGCGAAGGTGGCCGCGAACTCGCGGACGCCGAGGACATCCTCGAGGACGTCACCGGACAGCAGAGCGTGCGAACGAGCGCCCGGCGGACGGTCCAGGAGTTCAACATCCGCGAGGGCGACCCCATCGGCGCGAAGGTGACGCTCCGCGGCGACGAGGCCGAAGAGTTCCTCCGGACGGCGCTGCCGCTGGTGGACCTCTCTGCCTCGCAGTTCGACGAGACGGGCAACGTCAGCTTCGGCATCGAGGAACACACGGCGTTCCCGAGCCAGGAGTACGACCCGAACATCGGTATCTACGGGCTCGACGTGACGGTCAACCTGGTTCGCCCCGGCTACCGGGTCGCGAAGCGGGACAAGATGTCGCGATCGATCCCGTCGGGGCACCGACTCGACGCGGCCGACGCGGTCGCATTCGTCGAAGACACCTTCGACGTGGAGGTAACGGAATGA
- a CDS encoding 30S ribosomal protein S17 produces MAIGLNVTEPEEACSDQHCPFHGSLAVRGQTLEGTVASTAMEKTVVVEREYDVRVPKYDRYMKRRSRIPAHAPPCLGLEEGDTVRIAETRPLSKTKSHVVVERLGGDE; encoded by the coding sequence ATGGCGATAGGACTGAACGTAACCGAACCGGAGGAGGCCTGCTCCGACCAGCACTGTCCGTTCCACGGCTCGTTGGCCGTGCGCGGACAGACGCTGGAGGGCACGGTCGCCTCCACAGCAATGGAAAAGACGGTCGTCGTCGAACGCGAGTACGACGTTCGCGTTCCCAAGTACGACCGATACATGAAACGCCGGAGTCGCATCCCGGCCCACGCACCCCCGTGCCTGGGCCTCGAGGAGGGCGACACGGTCCGGATCGCGGAGACGCGACCCCTCTCGAAGACCAAATCACACGTGGTCGTCGAGCGACTGGGAGGTGACGAGTGA
- a CDS encoding 30S ribosomal protein S5, producing MSSNDYGDGWEPRTRLGRKVQDGDITSMQAALDSGLPLKEAEIVDQLLPGLDDEVLDINMVQRMTDSGRRVKFRCVVAVGNRDGFLGYAEGRDDQVGSAIQKAIDVAKLNIISVDRGSGSWEDRAGGVNSLTRKATGKAGSVTVEVIPAPQGLGLAAAPTVRNILELAGIQDAWTKSTGNTRTTVNLAKATYNALRNASQSRTPERARRKQRETEVSE from the coding sequence ATGAGTAGTAACGACTACGGCGACGGCTGGGAACCGCGCACGCGGCTCGGCCGCAAGGTACAGGACGGCGACATCACGTCGATGCAGGCGGCGCTCGACTCCGGCCTCCCGCTGAAGGAGGCCGAAATCGTCGACCAGCTCCTGCCGGGGCTGGACGACGAAGTGCTGGACATCAACATGGTCCAGCGCATGACCGACTCCGGCCGCCGGGTGAAGTTCCGGTGTGTCGTCGCGGTGGGGAACCGCGACGGCTTCCTCGGCTACGCCGAGGGCCGCGACGATCAGGTCGGGTCGGCGATCCAGAAAGCCATCGACGTGGCGAAGCTGAACATCATCTCGGTCGACCGCGGCTCCGGGTCGTGGGAGGACCGCGCCGGCGGCGTCAACTCGCTGACGCGGAAGGCGACGGGTAAGGCCGGCTCCGTTACGGTCGAGGTCATCCCCGCCCCACAGGGGCTCGGGCTGGCCGCCGCACCGACGGTGCGGAACATCCTCGAACTCGCGGGCATCCAAGACGCTTGGACGAAGTCCACGGGCAACACCCGGACGACGGTCAACCTCGCGAAGGCGACGTACAACGCGCTCCGGAACGCCTCGCAGTCGCGGACGCCCGAGCGGGCGCGCCGCAAGCAGCGCGAGACGGAGGTGAGCGAGTGA
- a CDS encoding 30S ribosomal protein S14: MSESESETTTQNDRDVTGEHATPRTDERHQCRRCGRKQGLVGKYDIYLCRQCFREVARDMGFRKYR, from the coding sequence ATGAGCGAAAGCGAAAGTGAGACAACGACCCAGAACGACCGCGACGTGACCGGAGAGCACGCCACGCCCCGCACCGACGAGCGACACCAGTGTCGCCGGTGTGGCCGCAAGCAGGGACTCGTCGGCAAGTACGACATCTACCTGTGCCGGCAGTGCTTCCGCGAGGTCGCACGTGACATGGGATTCAGGAAGTATCGATAA
- a CDS encoding 30S ribosomal protein S4e, producing the protein MTRHQKRLSVPKSWPVERKTATWTVKAGAGPHGEAGVPLLIVLRDVLGYADSRKEANYALNQDSVLVNGDAVSDVERPIGMFDILAFAEREEFYRVFPDEGGRLALTPIDADAADSRLGKIVRKTQVTGGAFQLTLHDGATLRVDEAEAGTYSPGESLVIDNETKEIVAHFVYEEGALVTAVAGSHAGEIGEIDTITVTPGSGDNAVTVTQDDGDGFETIEEYVVVIDENFTDGGADDESAASRTESDGGDDE; encoded by the coding sequence ATGACGCGACACCAGAAACGACTCTCGGTGCCGAAATCCTGGCCGGTCGAACGGAAGACTGCGACGTGGACGGTCAAGGCCGGAGCCGGCCCGCACGGCGAGGCGGGGGTTCCCCTGCTGATCGTCCTGCGGGACGTGCTCGGTTACGCCGACTCCCGCAAGGAGGCCAACTACGCACTCAATCAGGACAGCGTCCTGGTGAACGGCGACGCCGTCTCCGACGTCGAGCGACCGATCGGGATGTTCGACATCCTGGCGTTCGCGGAGCGCGAGGAGTTCTACCGCGTGTTCCCCGACGAGGGCGGTCGGCTCGCGCTGACGCCCATCGACGCCGACGCGGCGGACAGCCGCCTCGGCAAGATCGTTCGGAAGACGCAGGTGACCGGCGGTGCGTTCCAGCTCACCCTCCACGACGGCGCGACCCTTCGCGTCGACGAGGCGGAGGCTGGGACCTACTCGCCCGGCGAATCGCTCGTGATCGACAACGAGACCAAGGAGATCGTTGCCCACTTCGTCTACGAGGAGGGCGCGCTCGTGACCGCCGTCGCCGGCAGTCACGCCGGCGAGATCGGCGAGATCGACACGATCACCGTCACGCCCGGTAGCGGCGACAACGCCGTCACCGTCACGCAGGACGACGGCGACGGCTTCGAGACGATCGAGGAGTACGTCGTCGTGATCGATGAGAACTTCACCGACGGAGGTGCCGACGACGAGTCGGCAGCAAGTCGGACGGAGTCCGACGGAGGTGACGACGAATGA
- a CDS encoding 50S ribosomal protein L6, which produces MNRTEIAIPDDVSAEVDHLDLTVEGPNGSVTRRLWYPDVSVVVEDGHVAIESDADDANTRATIGTFESHVENMFHGVTEGWAYEMEIFYAHFPMQVNVEDDEVVIENFLGERAPRTVPIRGDTEVQVDGEEITLSGPDKEAVGQTAADIEQLTRVPDKDTRVFQDGVYITQKPQAGGA; this is translated from the coding sequence ATGAACCGAACCGAAATCGCGATTCCGGACGACGTGTCCGCCGAGGTCGACCACCTCGATCTGACCGTCGAGGGACCGAACGGGAGCGTCACGCGACGCCTCTGGTACCCCGACGTGTCGGTCGTGGTCGAGGACGGCCACGTGGCCATCGAGAGCGACGCCGACGACGCCAACACGCGCGCTACGATCGGCACCTTCGAAAGCCACGTCGAGAACATGTTCCACGGCGTGACCGAGGGCTGGGCGTACGAGATGGAGATCTTCTACGCCCACTTCCCGATGCAGGTCAACGTGGAGGATGACGAGGTCGTCATCGAGAACTTCCTCGGCGAACGCGCGCCGCGGACGGTTCCGATCCGCGGCGACACGGAGGTACAGGTCGACGGCGAAGAGATCACGCTCTCCGGCCCCGACAAGGAGGCTGTCGGGCAGACCGCCGCCGACATCGAACAGTTGACGCGCGTGCCCGACAAGGACACCCGCGTCTTCCAGGACGGCGTCTACATCACGCAGAAACCACAGGCAGGTGGGGCGTAG
- a CDS encoding uL15 family ribosomal protein — protein MSDKKKRQRGSRTHGGGTHKNRRGAGHRGGRGRAGRDKHEFHNYEPLGKHGFTRPDAVQDEVREVTVQTLDENASLYAADGLAEETDGGYRIDARDVADDGYDADVVKVLGDGQVRNELSVVADAFTASAVEKIESAGGDADLSERAETVDDDDDGDEESDADEE, from the coding sequence ATGAGCGACAAGAAAAAACGCCAACGCGGGTCGCGGACCCACGGCGGCGGTACCCACAAGAACCGGCGCGGTGCCGGACACCGTGGTGGCCGCGGGCGAGCGGGTCGCGACAAACACGAGTTCCACAACTACGAACCGCTCGGCAAACACGGCTTCACGCGCCCCGACGCAGTGCAGGACGAGGTGCGCGAGGTGACGGTCCAGACCCTCGACGAGAACGCCTCGCTGTACGCGGCCGACGGCCTCGCCGAGGAGACGGACGGTGGCTACCGCATCGACGCCCGCGACGTGGCCGACGACGGTTACGACGCAGACGTGGTGAAGGTGCTCGGTGACGGGCAGGTCCGGAACGAACTGTCCGTCGTCGCCGACGCGTTCACCGCGAGCGCGGTCGAAAAGATCGAATCCGCCGGCGGCGACGCCGACCTCTCGGAGCGGGCCGAGACGGTCGACGACGACGACGACGGCGACGAAGAGTCGGACGCGGACGAGGAGTAA
- a CDS encoding 50S ribosomal protein L19e: protein MTDLSAQKRLASDVLDVGKDRVWFDPEAQSEIAEAITREDIRDLVDEGTIQSKGTSNNSRGRARERAEKQAYGHGTGAGSRKGTAGARKDRKEDWTSRIRAQRRRLRELRDDGPLDRTQYRTLYNKASGGEFDSVARLEAYIENNYDVEVND, encoded by the coding sequence ATGACGGATCTGAGCGCACAGAAACGGCTCGCTTCCGACGTCCTCGACGTGGGCAAGGACCGCGTCTGGTTCGACCCCGAGGCCCAGAGCGAAATCGCGGAGGCGATCACCCGCGAGGACATTCGTGACCTCGTCGACGAGGGCACGATCCAGTCCAAGGGCACGTCGAACAACTCGCGCGGTCGCGCCCGCGAACGGGCGGAGAAGCAAGCCTACGGCCACGGAACCGGTGCCGGCTCCCGGAAGGGGACCGCCGGTGCACGGAAAGACCGCAAGGAGGATTGGACGAGTCGTATCCGCGCCCAGCGGCGTCGCCTGCGCGAGTTGCGCGACGACGGCCCGCTGGATCGGACCCAGTACCGCACGCTCTACAACAAGGCGAGCGGTGGCGAGTTCGACAGCGTGGCGCGACTCGAAGCGTACATCGAGAACAACTACGACGTAGAGGTGAACGACTGA
- the secY gene encoding preprotein translocase subunit SecY, with product MGWKETAEPVLTRMPSVTRPEGHVPFRRKLGWTAGVLVLYFFLTNIQLFGLDAGTQSDLFGRFRSILAGSQGSILQLGIGPIVTASIVLQLLGGADLLGLDTDDPRDQVLYQGLQKLLVAVMIVLTGAPMVFAGNFLPADPAVGQALGIGLQGVQGLLFFQIAVGGILILFMDEIVSKWGVGSGVGLFIIAGVSQQLVGGLFSWEALGGTPGFFPTWFAILTGGQEIASPLTAEGIQALLLGQGQLLALVTTVLIFAIVVYAESVRVEIPLSHARVKGARGRFPVKLIYASVLPMILVRALQANIQFAGRILNSTWNQMPVWLGQYSNGQPVAGFFYYLAPIQTRNDWMWWLAGTTAEPWQILVRVSVDLGIMVIGGAIFAIFWVETTGMGPEATAQQIQNSGMQIPGFRRNPQVIEKVMERYIPQVTVIGGALVGLLAVGANMLGTIGQVSGTGLLLTVSITYKIYEEIAEEQLMEMHPMMRQMFGSD from the coding sequence ATGGGATGGAAGGAGACCGCCGAACCGGTGCTGACGCGGATGCCGTCAGTCACGCGTCCGGAGGGGCACGTCCCCTTCCGGCGCAAACTCGGCTGGACGGCCGGCGTCCTCGTGCTGTATTTCTTCCTCACGAACATCCAGCTGTTCGGGCTGGACGCCGGGACACAGAGCGACCTCTTCGGTCGGTTCCGATCGATCCTCGCCGGATCGCAAGGCTCGATCCTCCAGTTGGGGATCGGTCCGATCGTCACGGCGAGCATCGTCCTGCAACTGTTGGGTGGTGCGGACCTACTCGGCCTCGACACGGACGATCCCCGGGATCAAGTGCTGTACCAGGGGCTCCAGAAGCTGCTGGTGGCCGTGATGATCGTACTGACCGGCGCGCCGATGGTGTTCGCTGGGAACTTCCTCCCGGCTGACCCGGCCGTCGGCCAAGCACTGGGGATCGGCCTCCAGGGTGTCCAGGGGCTCCTGTTCTTCCAGATCGCAGTCGGCGGGATCCTCATCCTGTTCATGGACGAGATCGTCAGCAAGTGGGGCGTCGGATCCGGGGTCGGTCTGTTCATCATCGCCGGCGTGAGCCAACAACTCGTCGGTGGCCTGTTCAGTTGGGAGGCGCTGGGCGGCACGCCCGGCTTCTTCCCGACGTGGTTCGCCATCCTGACCGGCGGCCAGGAGATCGCCTCGCCCCTCACCGCCGAGGGGATTCAGGCCCTCCTGCTCGGTCAGGGCCAGTTGCTCGCCTTGGTGACGACGGTGCTGATCTTCGCCATCGTCGTCTACGCCGAGAGCGTCCGCGTCGAGATTCCCCTGTCGCACGCACGCGTCAAGGGCGCTCGCGGTCGCTTCCCGGTGAAGCTGATCTACGCCAGCGTCCTGCCGATGATCCTCGTGCGCGCCCTGCAGGCGAACATCCAGTTCGCCGGGCGCATCCTGAACAGCACGTGGAACCAGATGCCGGTGTGGCTCGGCCAGTACAGCAACGGCCAACCGGTCGCCGGCTTCTTCTACTACCTCGCCCCCATCCAGACGCGGAACGACTGGATGTGGTGGCTCGCCGGCACCACGGCCGAACCGTGGCAGATCCTAGTCCGGGTCAGCGTCGACCTCGGGATCATGGTCATCGGCGGCGCCATCTTCGCCATCTTCTGGGTGGAGACGACGGGCATGGGGCCCGAAGCCACCGCCCAGCAGATCCAGAACTCCGGGATGCAGATCCCCGGGTTCCGGCGCAACCCGCAGGTCATCGAGAAGGTCATGGAGCGGTACATCCCGCAGGTGACCGTGATCGGCGGGGCGCTGGTCGGGTTGCTCGCGGTCGGCGCGAACATGCTCGGCACTATCGGGCAGGTCTCCGGAACGGGACTCCTGCTGACGGTCTCCATCACCTACAAGATCTACGAGGAGATCGCCGAAGAGCAGTTGATGGAGATGCATCCGATGATGCGCCAGATGTTTGGATCAGATTAA
- a CDS encoding 50S ribosomal protein L18, giving the protein MATGPRYKVPMRRRREDRTDYHQRLRLLKSGKPRLVARVSNRHVRAQLITPGPDGDETHAAASSEDLAEYGWEAPTGNLPSAYLTGLLAGTRAIEAGLTEAVLDVGLNTATPGNKVFAVQEGAIDAGLEIPHSEDVLADWSRNRGKHIADYAEQLDEPLYGGDFDATDLPEHFDEVRETLIEDHE; this is encoded by the coding sequence ATGGCAACAGGCCCACGATACAAGGTCCCGATGCGGCGTCGCCGCGAGGACCGAACCGACTACCACCAGAGGTTGCGCCTGCTGAAATCCGGCAAGCCGCGCCTGGTCGCTCGCGTGAGCAACAGGCACGTCAGGGCGCAGCTGATCACCCCCGGTCCGGACGGCGACGAGACCCACGCGGCCGCGTCCTCCGAGGACCTCGCGGAGTACGGCTGGGAGGCCCCCACGGGCAATCTCCCCAGTGCGTACCTCACGGGACTCCTCGCGGGGACCCGCGCCATCGAGGCCGGCCTCACCGAGGCCGTCCTCGATGTCGGTCTCAACACCGCCACACCGGGTAACAAGGTGTTCGCAGTACAGGAAGGCGCTATCGACGCGGGACTCGAAATCCCGCACAGCGAGGACGTCCTCGCAGACTGGTCGCGCAACCGCGGCAAGCACATCGCCGACTACGCCGAACAGCTCGACGAACCGCTGTACGGCGGCGACTTCGACGCGACGGACCTCCCCGAGCACTTCGACGAAGTGCGCGAAACACTGATCGAGGACCATGAGTAG
- a CDS encoding 50S ribosomal protein L30, protein MEALVQLRGEINIAGDVQDTLEMLNLHGVNQCTFVPETDTYRGMITKVNDYVAHGEPSADVVATLIRRRADPEEGSADVTDEWLADNTDYADADELAAALVDEETTLREQGLAPSIRLHPPRGGHDGVKHPTVESGQIGVHSTDEIDQLLEAMR, encoded by the coding sequence ATGGAAGCGCTCGTCCAACTCCGTGGCGAGATCAACATCGCCGGCGACGTACAGGACACCCTGGAGATGCTCAACCTCCACGGCGTCAACCAGTGTACGTTCGTCCCGGAGACCGACACCTACCGCGGGATGATCACGAAGGTCAACGACTACGTGGCCCACGGGGAACCGTCGGCCGACGTCGTCGCGACGCTGATCCGGCGGCGCGCCGACCCCGAGGAGGGCTCGGCCGACGTCACGGACGAGTGGCTCGCGGACAACACCGACTACGCCGACGCCGACGAACTGGCGGCCGCGCTGGTCGACGAGGAGACGACGCTGCGAGAGCAGGGTCTCGCCCCGTCGATCCGGCTGCATCCGCCACGCGGCGGCCACGACGGCGTCAAACATCCGACTGTCGAGAGCGGTCAGATCGGCGTGCACTCGACCGACGAGATCGACCAGTTGCTGGAGGCAATGCGATGA
- the rpmC gene encoding 50S ribosomal protein L29 — protein MAILHVEEIRDMTPAEREAELEDLETELLNAKAVQAAGGMPESPSRISELKKTIARIKTIQGEEGDFE, from the coding sequence ATGGCGATCCTCCACGTCGAGGAGATCCGCGACATGACGCCCGCAGAGCGCGAGGCGGAACTCGAGGACCTCGAGACGGAACTGCTGAACGCCAAGGCCGTCCAGGCCGCCGGCGGGATGCCCGAGAGTCCCTCGCGCATCAGCGAACTGAAGAAGACGATCGCCCGGATCAAGACGATCCAGGGCGAGGAAGGCGACTTCGAATAA
- the rplX gene encoding 50S ribosomal protein L24, translated as MTRQPHKERTRKRTAPLHERHDQVRATLADDLREEYGQRNVRVNAGDTVEVLRGDHAGEEAEVIAVDLAEEVVHVEDVTVEKADGEEVPRPLDASNLRVTDLDLEDERRQARLEEDSE; from the coding sequence ATGACTCGACAGCCACACAAAGAGCGCACACGGAAGCGAACGGCGCCCCTGCACGAGCGACACGACCAGGTTCGTGCGACGCTGGCCGACGACCTCCGCGAGGAGTACGGGCAGCGTAACGTCCGCGTCAACGCGGGCGACACCGTCGAGGTGCTCCGCGGCGACCACGCCGGCGAGGAAGCCGAAGTGATCGCCGTAGACCTCGCGGAGGAGGTCGTCCACGTCGAGGACGTGACCGTCGAGAAGGCCGACGGCGAGGAAGTGCCCCGGCCCCTAGACGCGAGCAACCTTCGCGTGACCGACCTGGACCTGGAGGACGAACGGCGGCAGGCGCGCCTGGAGGAGGATAGCGAATGA
- a CDS encoding ribonuclease P protein component 1 has translation MALTPETLTRHELNGLHARVVESTNPDAVGIGGRVVSETMRTLSLAEGDRVWQLPKRGATFEFALPRERTDEAADAGKASGTATELPSETAGLRASQSGGCEAVAYVTVDGARLLSRPELRTEKAGEPTWR, from the coding sequence ATGGCGCTCACACCCGAGACCCTGACCAGACACGAACTCAACGGCCTGCACGCGCGGGTCGTCGAGTCGACGAATCCCGACGCCGTCGGGATCGGCGGCCGCGTCGTAAGCGAGACGATGCGGACGCTGTCGCTGGCCGAGGGGGATCGGGTGTGGCAACTCCCCAAGCGGGGAGCGACGTTCGAATTTGCCCTGCCACGCGAGCGCACAGATGAAGCCGCCGACGCCGGGAAGGCGTCGGGGACCGCGACCGAACTTCCGTCGGAAACTGCCGGCCTCCGGGCCAGTCAGTCGGGCGGTTGCGAGGCCGTGGCCTACGTTACGGTGGATGGCGCACGACTGCTCTCACGACCCGAACTGCGAACCGAGAAGGCAGGTGAACCCACATGGCGATAG
- a CDS encoding 30S ribosomal protein S3: protein MADEHQFIENGLQRSQIDEFFADELGRAGYGGMDVAKTPMGTQIVLKAEKPGMVIGKGGKNIRKVTTELEERFDLDDPQIDVQEVDEPDLNARIVADRLANALERGWYFRKAGHTTIDRIMEAGALGAEIVLSGKVTGARSRVEKFNRGYIKHNGEPAESIVDEGQGVAVMKLGTIGVTVKIIPPGAELPDDFEIAEDADVEPVEQAAETGEGVEDLLEEEPEEIPDVGEDEDVDVPTETPEDLDEGLDEEIVEEVVEEELPDEEEPEDADEADEAEDADDDDEDVDEETMDEAADLVEEMEDADADEEEDA from the coding sequence ATGGCTGACGAACATCAGTTCATCGAGAACGGGCTGCAGCGCTCCCAGATCGACGAGTTCTTCGCCGACGAACTCGGCCGTGCGGGCTACGGCGGCATGGACGTCGCCAAGACCCCGATGGGGACCCAGATCGTCCTCAAGGCCGAGAAGCCCGGCATGGTCATCGGCAAGGGTGGGAAGAATATCCGCAAGGTGACCACCGAACTCGAAGAGCGGTTCGACCTCGACGACCCCCAGATCGACGTCCAGGAGGTCGACGAACCGGACCTCAACGCCCGCATCGTCGCGGACCGCCTGGCCAACGCCCTCGAGCGCGGCTGGTACTTCCGCAAGGCGGGTCACACGACCATCGACCGGATCATGGAGGCCGGCGCACTCGGCGCCGAGATCGTCCTCTCCGGGAAGGTCACCGGCGCACGGAGCCGCGTCGAGAAGTTCAACCGCGGCTACATCAAGCACAACGGCGAACCCGCCGAGTCGATCGTCGACGAGGGACAGGGCGTCGCCGTGATGAAACTCGGCACCATCGGCGTGACGGTGAAGATCATCCCGCCGGGCGCGGAACTGCCCGACGACTTCGAGATCGCCGAGGACGCCGACGTGGAACCCGTCGAGCAGGCCGCAGAGACCGGCGAGGGCGTCGAGGACCTCCTCGAGGAAGAGCCCGAGGAGATCCCCGACGTCGGCGAGGACGAGGACGTCGACGTCCCGACCGAGACGCCCGAGGACCTCGACGAGGGCCTCGACGAGGAGATCGTCGAGGAAGTCGTCGAGGAGGAACTCCCCGACGAGGAGGAGCCGGAGGACGCGGACGAGGCCGACGAGGCCGAGGACGCTGACGACGACGACGAGGACGTCGACGAGGAGACGATGGACGAAGCCGCGGACCTCGTCGAGGAGATGGAAGACGCGGACGCCGACGAGGAGGAGGACGCATAA
- a CDS encoding 30S ribosomal protein S8 — MAGNDPLSNALSGLDNAESVGHLSHTVQPASNVIGSVLEVLYDRGYIDGFEFVDDGRSGRFEIELKGAINHCGVVKPRYSAGADEFEKWEKRYLPARDYGALVVSTSHGVMSHYEAREEGIGGQVIAYVY; from the coding sequence ATGGCTGGGAACGACCCTCTCTCGAACGCGCTCTCGGGGCTCGACAACGCCGAGAGCGTGGGACATCTGTCCCACACGGTACAGCCCGCCTCGAACGTGATCGGCTCCGTACTCGAGGTCCTCTACGACCGCGGGTACATCGACGGATTCGAGTTCGTCGACGACGGCAGATCCGGTCGCTTCGAGATCGAACTGAAAGGTGCGATCAACCACTGTGGCGTCGTCAAGCCCCGCTACTCCGCGGGTGCCGACGAGTTCGAAAAGTGGGAGAAGCGGTATCTCCCCGCCCGCGACTACGGGGCGCTCGTCGTTTCGACCAGCCACGGCGTCATGAGCCACTACGAGGCCCGCGAAGAGGGCATCGGTGGCCAGGTGATCGCGTACGTCTACTAA
- a CDS encoding 50S ribosomal protein L32e, with amino-acid sequence MSADDDPEIEEVEDIGGVGSSKAEALADAGYESVEDLKAASQSELADIDGVGNALAARIKADVGGLEVSEETDAAVEEETEEAEAEEETETELRPRGHADKTPDLDADAARALVQKRREGKPQFNRQDHHKKKRVDPSWRKPRGQLSKQRRGIKGKGATVEAGYRSPTAARGLHPSGFEEVRVHNADDLEGIDPDREAVRIASGVGGRKRERIEDVCEDREIRVLNPTYIEVDVDSEEEAK; translated from the coding sequence ATGAGCGCAGACGACGATCCCGAGATCGAGGAGGTCGAGGACATCGGTGGCGTCGGCTCCTCCAAGGCCGAGGCACTCGCCGACGCCGGCTACGAGTCCGTCGAGGACCTCAAGGCCGCGAGCCAGTCGGAACTGGCCGACATCGACGGCGTCGGCAACGCGCTCGCAGCGCGGATCAAGGCCGACGTCGGTGGGCTGGAAGTCTCCGAGGAGACCGACGCGGCGGTCGAAGAGGAGACGGAGGAGGCGGAGGCCGAAGAGGAGACGGAGACGGAACTCCGTCCTCGCGGCCACGCCGACAAGACGCCGGACCTCGACGCGGACGCCGCCCGAGCGCTCGTCCAGAAGCGCCGGGAGGGCAAGCCGCAGTTCAACCGGCAGGACCACCACAAGAAAAAACGCGTCGACCCGTCGTGGCGCAAGCCGCGCGGACAGCTCTCGAAACAGCGCCGCGGGATCAAGGGCAAGGGCGCGACCGTCGAGGCGGGCTACCGCTCGCCGACGGCCGCTCGTGGCCTGCACCCCAGCGGCTTCGAGGAGGTCCGCGTCCACAACGCGGACGACCTCGAGGGCATCGACCCCGACCGTGAGGCCGTCCGCATCGCGAGCGGCGTCGGTGGGCGCAAGCGCGAACGCATCGAAGACGTCTGTGAGGACCGCGAGATTCGCGTCCTCAACCCGACGTACATCGAAGTCGACGTCGACTCCGAGGAGGAAGCCAAATGA